The Hymenobacter sp. DG01 sequence TACCAGCTGCTCCAGAATCTGAAGGCGCTCATCGGGCACGGTAATCACGCCCACGTTCGGCTCGATGGTGCAGAAGGGGTAGTTGGCCGACTCGGCCTTGGCGTTGGAAAGAGCGTTAAACAGCGTGGATTTGCCCACGTTCGGCAGGCCGACGATACCGCAGCGGAGACCCATATGACGGTGAAATAGTGAGTTAGTGAGATGGTGAATGGCTCCCGAAGAAGCAATTCATGGCGCAAAGGTACGGGGCTTTTCCAAGGAAAGCACGGCGCGCGGTACAGTACAGGCTGCCGGCAATGCGGTGGCCCGCTATAAGGGGCCCCGGGCAGAGCCGCTATGCGCTAAAGCTCGTGCCGCACAGCAAAACGGCGCGCCGGGCCGAAGCCGGACGCGCCGTAAAATGGAAAGCAAAAATGCTGAGTAGTGTGTGTTTCGCTAGGCTTGCGGGGGCGGGTTAGTAGGTGTCGTCGGCGCGGTTGTAGTTGCCTTCCCGCTCGTCGTAGGCGGGGCGGGGGCGGTCCAGCTCGGCTACCTCTTCGGGGGTCAGCAGCTCTTCGCGTACGTAATCCACGGCATCCTGCAGGGCATCAACAAACTTGAGAAAGTCTTCCTTGTACAGGAAAATCTTGTGCTTCTCGTAGGAGAAAGTATCGTCGTCGCGCAGGCGACGCTTGCTTTCCGTAATGGTCAGATAGTAGTCCTGGCCGCGGGTAGCTTTCACGTCAAAAAAGTACGTGCGCTTGCCGGCTTTAATGCGCTGGGAGTAGATTTCTTCCTGGTCGTGACGGTCTTCCACAGTTCCTTCCGGTAAATTTTTGTTATTCCAAGATGATTGAAGTTCAGCGCAAAATACGTGCTTTCAATCATATATAAAAATTTGAAGGCGGGCTTTTTCCTTTTCCGGGCCCTGAACCGCAAAAACCTTGCAAAGTGTGAAAAAAACGCCGTATGTGCCACTCGTATGCTCAGTGTAAGCGCCTGGTATAAAAGCAAGATGAATATACTGCAGGCTATATATTGACGCGGCGGTGGAGAGACCCGACAAAAGGTAGAGGCCGCGCCTTTACCGTTCAGCCTTTGGCTCGTTGGGGACGCATACCCAGGTAAGTAGCCTACCAGCCAGCTGACTTTGTTAAACCGAACCTCCCGCGCGGGCCTGCTGTTGCGGGCTGCAGCGGGCCCGCGCGGGTTTCCTTGTACCTTAGGGCTACTTTCCGTTGCCTTCCTACCCCTGCAGTTATGGCCCAACCCCTCGACTTAGCCGCTATCCGCTCGTTCGAAAACCTGGAGTTTCTGGCCCGCCAGCTGGTGGAAGGGTTCATCACGGGCCTGCACCAGTCGCCCTACCATGGGTTTTCGGTGGAGTTCTCGGAGCACCGCCTCTATAACCCCGGGGAAAGCACCCGCCACCTCGACTGGAAGGTATTCGCGCGCACCGATAAGCTGTTCGTGAAGCGCTACGAGGAAGAAACCAACCTGCGCTGTCACCTGCTGCTCGATGTAAGCCCCAGCATGTACTACCCCGCGCCTTCCCACGATAAGCTGCGGTTTTCGGTGCTGTGCGCGGCGGCTATTACCACGCTGCTGCAAAAGCAGCGCGACGCGGTAGGCCTGGTTACCTTCTCCGACCAGGTGGAGCTGCAAACGCCCGTGCGCTCCACTAGCAGCCACCGCCACACCCTGCTCCTGACCCTGCAGCAGCTGCTGGAGCGCCCTGCTACCCCCGGCCGGGCCCGCACCGATGTGTCGGGCGTCATTCATACCATAGCCCAGCAAATCCCGAAACGCTCGTTGGTGGTGCTGTTTTCCGACATGCTGGGCCGGGCCCCCGAGGCGCAGGCCGAAACCCTGGCCGCCCTGCAACACCTGCGCCACCAGCATCACGAAGTGCTGCTCTTTCACGTGATGGACCGCGCCACGGAGGCCAACTTCAACTTCCAGGACCGGCCCTA is a genomic window containing:
- a CDS encoding DUF3276 family protein yields the protein MEDRHDQEEIYSQRIKAGKRTYFFDVKATRGQDYYLTITESKRRLRDDDTFSYEKHKIFLYKEDFLKFVDALQDAVDYVREELLTPEEVAELDRPRPAYDEREGNYNRADDTY